A region of the Pseudarthrobacter phenanthrenivorans Sphe3 genome:
GGTCGGCGAAGGGGTGACGGGCCTCGCGAAGGGGGACAACGTCGTCGTCGAGCCCTATTTTGTCTGCGACGAATGCGATTCCTGCAACGCAGGCAACTACCACCTGTGCCGGCAGATGGGCTTCATCGGGCTGTCGGGCGGCGGGGGAGGGCTGAGCGAGAAGATCGTGGTGGACCAGCGGTGGGTGCACCCCATCGGGGACATTCCGCTGGATGAGGCTGCCCTGATCGAGCCGCTGTCCGTGGCTCACCACGCGGTGGCGCGCAGTGGCGTGAAGGCCGGCGACACCGCACTGGTGGGCGGTTCCGGGCCGATCGGGCTGCTCACCGCGGCGGTCCTGAAGGGCATGGGGGTGACCACGATCATCAGCGAACTCACCCAGGCGCGCAAGGAGAAAGCCACGTCCAGCGGCGTGGCGGACCATGTCCTGGATCCGAGCAAAGAGGACGTCCCGGCGCGGGTGCGCGAGCTCACCGGCGGGACGGGGGCCGACGTCGCGTTCGAATGCGCCGGCGTGAACGCGGTGCTGGACACCATGCTCGACGCCGTCCGGCCCGGCGCCGTGGTGGTCAACGTGTCCATCTGGGGCGCGCCCGCCACCGTGGACATGCAGAAGCTGGTCCTCAAGGAGATCGACCTGCGCGGCACCATCGCCTACGTCCGGGACCACCCCGCCGTGATCAAGATGGTGCAGGAGGGCAAGGTGGACCTCAAGCCGTTCATCACCGGCCGGATCGCGCTGGAGGACCTGGTGGAGCAGGGCTTCGACACCCTGATCAACCACAAGGACACCGCGGTAAAGGTGCTGGTGCACCCGTAGGGGCTGTGGGCAGCCGCGCGTCAGGGGAGCGGGTGCCGTTCGCCCACGCTGACGGAGGACGACGGCGGCAGGTACTCCCGCCGTCGTCGTTCCATCCGTTGCTGCTGGCCCGGTGACGGGATATTCGCACGCTTGGCGCGGTTGCACCTGGCGCAGGCCGCAACGAAGTTCTGCAGGCTGGTGGAACCGCCCTTGGACCACGGATAGAAGTGGTCCCCGTGCTCGGCCGGGCGTCCGCAGCGGCGCCCGAAGCCGGCTTCCAGCTCGCACAGGCCGCCTGCCCTGGTCATCCCTTCGCGGCGCTGCTGGCGCGTGAAGCGGCGCACCGGATCCCGGCGGCGGACGTCCCGGCCGGTGATGACGGCGGCAGTAATCCCAAGCACGACGGCGGCCACGCCCGGGAGCGCAACCGCGGCGACGACGTTCTCCACCATGCCGCTCAGGACCGCTGCGGCGGCTGACGGCCCCGCTCCGGCAGCCGGTGCCGGCTTCGAGCCGAGCGCGGTCATCATCGCGACAGCGATCCAGATCGTCACCGCCGAGTACGCCAGGCGAAGCCCCTGCCGGGTCCAGTAGATACGGCCGAGTTCCGGCATTGATTCCCCCAATTTTCAGTTCGCCGGAAGCGCGTGGTTCCGGATGACTAGGGAATCCTATAGGCCGGACGCCAGCCGGTGTCCCAGGTTTGGCTCAGTTTTTGCCGAGCTTCCGGCTCTCACGAGGAGCGCAATGCAGTTCCACGTGGAGCAGCATCGAGCCCCCGGCCGGTCACGCTGCTTGTCCACCTTCCGTGCCGAATAGACGCTGGTCACAAACAGGTGCGAGGGTGGACGGGTGAATGCCGAGATCAACTTCTATTTCGACCCGGTCTGCCCTTTCGCCTGGATGACCAGCAAGTGGGTGCGCATGGTGCAGGCGCAGCGCGGGTACACCGTGGACTGGCGGTTCATTTCGCTGCGCCAGATCAACGCGGCGGTCGATTACGACGCCCATTTCCCGCCTGAGTACGAGGCCGGACACACGGCCGGCCTCCGGCTTCTGCGCGTGGCGGCCAAGGCCCGTGGGGAGCATGGCCGCGAGTCGATTGCGCGGCTGTATGAGGCATTAGGGACGCACATCTTCGAAACCGCCCCGGGCACGGTCAACCTGCCTAGCGAGCGCGCGGTGCGTGAGCGGCGCGGGACGCACGAGTTCGTGGAGCCGATCCTCGCCGAAGCCGGCTTGCCCCTGGCGCTGGCGGACGCCCTGGACGACGAGTCCTGGGACCGGGAGATCCGGCAGGAGACCGATGAGGCGCTGGGTCTGACGGGCAAGGATGTGGGCACGCCCATCATCCATTTTGAGCCGCCCGCCGGGGTGGCCTTCTTCGGGCCGGTGATCAGCCGGCTGCCGGACGAAGAGTCCGCCGCCGAGCTGTGGGACCACGTGGTGGGCCTGGCACGGTTTCCCGGCTTCGCGGAGCTTAAGCGAAGCCTGCGTGAGCAGCCGCAGCTGCCCGCCTTCGGAGTCACCGCCGGTACAGTCGGCACGCAGGAAGACTGGCACGGCGGCAGCCGGCGGCAGAAGACGTGACTCTCAGAAAGGATGAACCCATGAACCAGAGCAGCCCCCGCCAGTACCAGGAGTCCGTTACGGTCCAGGCATCGGCTGAGAGGGTCTACGACTTGGTCTCGGACATCACCCGGACGGGCGAGTGGAGCCCGATCTGTAAAGCATGCTGGTGGGACGACGAGAACAGCGCGGGCCACATCGGTGCCTGGTTCACGGGGCGCAACGAACTGCCCCACCGGACCTGGGAGACGCGCTCGCAGGTGGTGGCCGCCGAGCGCGGCCGCGAGTTCGCCTGGGTGGTGGGCGGCAAGTTCGTCCGCTGGGGCTTCACCATGGCTCCGGCGGATGCCGGGACCACCCTGACCGAGTCTTGGGAATTCCTTCCGGACGGGATAGCCATGTTCGAGGAGAAGTTCGGTGACAAGGCGCCCGAGCAGATCGCTGACCGCACCCAGCAGGCGCTTCACGGCATCCCGGTAACGCTCGCCGCAATCAAGCAGATCGCCGAGTCCACCGCTGCACGCCAGGAGGCCGGGTCCCAGGACTGAACTGGCCGTGCGGGGTGCCCCGCCGGCAGCCTGCGCTGCCGACGGGGCGTGGGGCTACTCCACCGCGAGCTCCCCGAGCTTTGACCACCCGTCTACCTTGACGTTGACGATGTCCGGAGTCCGGGCCAGGTATGCCGGCAGTTTCGCCGTCGCCCTCTTGAAATGCTCCGACTGCACGTGCTCACTGCCAGCCTCGTCATCACGGAACGCCTCGATCAGGACGTAGATGTTGGGGTCGGCCAGGGAGCGGGCCCACTCGAAGAACAGGCAGCCCTCCTCGGCGTTCGTGTTCTCAGTAAAGTCCCGGGAAATCTCCGGCCACGCGTCGGCGTGCTCCGGCTTCACCGAGAATTTTGCGGTAATGAAGATCATCGGTTGTCCTCTATATAGAAGCTTCGTGCTGGCTGGGGCGAAACGGGTATCAGGGAGCGGGTATCAGGGCACCAGGATGGCGCGGCCACGGACCTTGCCGGCGTCCAGGTCGCTGATGGCCTGCTGGAAATCATCCAGCTTGTACTTCTGGGTGTGCAGCGTGACAGCCCCGCGGGCAGCGAGCGACATGAGGTCCTGCAAGTCGTTGTAGGAACCCACGAGGTTGCCGATGATGTTGATTTCGGAGGAGATGATGTCGATGGTCGGCACGCTGATGTCCTCGCCGTAGCCCACCACGAAGTAGTCGCCGGCCTCCCGCAGCATTGCAATGCCCTCGGACGTCGCGCCGCCTTCACCCACGAAGTCGATCAGCACCTCGGCGCCGTTGCCGCCGGTGAGGGCGCGCACCTGTTCCACCTGCGTGCCGTCCGCGAGGACCCCTTCATCGGCTCCGATCGACTTCGCCAGTTCAAGGGCGGCCGGGTTGCGGTCCACCACAATGATCCGGCTCGGCGTGAGGGCCTTCAGCACCTGGATCCCGATGTGGCCCAGCCCGCCGGCGCCGATCACCACGCAGTTGTCCCGCGGCGTCAGCCGCTTGGCCGCTTTCGCCGCGGCGTGGTAGGCCGTTAGGCCGGCGTCCGCCAGGGCCGCCACGTCCGCCGGTTCCAGTGAATCGTCGATCTTCACCACGGACCGGGCGGAGGTGAGGAGGTACTCGGCGTACCCGCCGTGGGTGTCGATGCCGGGGAACCTGCTGTTCTCGCAGTGCACGTCGTCGCCTGAGCGGCAGGCGCGGCACAGGCCGCAGGTGATGAGCGGGTGCAGGATCACCTTGTCGCCTTCCTTGACGTTGGCGACTGCGCTGCCGACGGCGTGCACCCACCCCGCGTTCTCGTGGCCGATGGTGTAGGGCAGCTGCACCTGGGACTTTTCGGCCCACTGGCCCTCGAGGATGTGCAGGTCCGTCCGGCACACACCGGCTCCGCCGATCCGGACCACGACGTCCCAGGCCCCGGCCACTTCCGGAATGGGCGCCTCGGTCATTTTCAGGCCTTCGTGGTAGCCAACCACCTGGATGGCTCGCATGGTGTTCATGGGTGGATCTCCTTGACTGTGAACGGAAGCGGGTGGTGATGGTCGGCCGGCTCGGCTCCCTCGGGCCGATCTGTCTGGTCGGCGCCGGAGCCGGCGTAGCGTGTCCGCAGCAGGCCGCGGCAGAAGTGGGCATTGCCGTCAATGGAAATGCGGGTCGAACGGGCCCGGCGCAACGCCATCGGCACGTTGTCGGGAGGGTAGGGAATGCCGTTATGGTCTACGAGGACGACGGCGGCAGCTTCCGTCGGCAGCCCAAGCGCCGTCCGCCGTCGTACTAAAGCGTCCTTGGTCCGGCCGGCCGGCAGGTCACCCAGCCGCACCGTCCCGACGCTTTCTTCTGCCAGCGTGGGATCGGCCCGCAGCAGCTCGGTGAGGCAGCGCTCCATCGCGGCGGTGTGCGCTTTGCGGCGGAACGTCCACCGCAGCTCCTCCAGGCTGTGCTCGGCCTCGTGGCCGAAGGTGCCCTGGTATCCGGCGTCGGCCGCAAGACCGGCGTTGATCAGGGCGGAGTCGTGGTGGTCATCGAGCTCAACCACCACCGCCGCCACCCCGGGCAGCGCCGAGATCGCGTCCTTGCTGTCGGACGCCATCAGGTAGGCGAAGTTCGGCGAGCAGAATGACGTGGGCAGCCGCAGGTGCACGGTCACCACGGCGCCGGGCAGGGAACCGGTGATCTCGAGGGAACGGACGAAGCCCAGATCCGTGATGGGCTCGTCCAGCTCCGGATCCAGCACGGCCCCCAGCGCCTGGCGGACGTCGTCGGCGGTCACCGCCACGTCCCGGACGGTGCGCTCCGTCAATGCCGCCGTCATGCCGCGCCTGCCAGGTCCGCACGTTCGGGCTGCCTCGGTCCTGTCTTTGTCTCGTCCGAGTTGGGGAGCTGGAGCTCTGCGGGCACCGGGATGTCGTACATTTTCGCCGCGTTCAGTCCCAGGATCTTTTTCTTCTGGTTCACGGTGAGCGGGGCGTATTCGGTCATGTCTTCCGGGATCTGGAAGTCAACGAACCGCTCGATCAGCCAGCGGGGTGACCAGATGGCGTAGTCGCTGGAGAACTGGATGCGATCCTCGCCGATCCAGTAGATGAGCTCGCCCATGATCTGGGCGAAGTAGCGTGGCCGGGTGTGCATGAAGGGGATCGCGACGGCGAGGCCGCCGTGGACGTTGGGTTCCTGGGTGGCGATCCAGCAAAAGTCTTCCAGCCGGGGCAGGCCGACGTGCTCCACCACAAAGTTCAGGTCGGTGAAGTCTGAGGCGGCGTGGTCGACGTCGGCGACGTCGAAAGCGTCCCGGTCCAGTGGGCGGACGGTAGGGCCCTTGTGGATGTGGATGTTCTTGATGCCGAGCTTGCGGCACTCTTCGAAATACCGGTAGGACCAGGGATCGGAGAGCTTGTACCCGCGGGATTCGCCGCGCCATTCGGCGGTGTAGAGCTTCACCCCCTTGAACTTCATCTTCTCGTGGTCGGCGCGGAGCCGGTCAAGGCCGGCCTCGCCCTCGCGGGGGTCATAACAGTGGTTGTAGGTGAGCTTGCCCGGATTTGCCGCGGCCAGGTTGTACGCCTCCTCCACCTGCGCGAAGCCGTTCTTGTAGAACGCGCCGAGATAGGCCGGCTGGAAGATCGCGTGGTCCACGTAGCCGTCCTGGAATAGATCCTTCATGAGGCGTTCGCCGCCCTGGTAAAGGAATTCCTCGTAGGACCAGTGTTCCTCCTCCGGTCCGAGGTTGCGGTGGTAGTCGTAGAAGCAGTCGATGAACTGCTTGGCCTGGACATTCCGCTGGTTCTCCGGGCGGGCGTCCCACAATGCGACGTGCGCGTCGACGATGAAGTAGTTCTCGCCGTCTTTGCTGTACATATCGTTCTCCTCCCCGCGACTGCCATAGTCGCGACAGGGACGACGCTACGGCCAAAAGGCACCTGTCAACCTGTGACCGGTGTCTCATTTTGAGACAGGGTCGCATCGCCTTTTGAACCACCACGCCGTAATCTCGAATGACCAGGACAAGGAGGGCGGCGATGGTGCCGGACCAGAACGTTCCCGTCCCGCGGCCGCAGGCCGGCGGGCCGGAAGGCATGATGACCACTGTCTCAAGACGCCTTCTTGCCTCATGGCAGCGCAGTGAAGGATACGGCGTCTCGGCCGAGGCCATCGACCCCGTCTGGGCCGGGTCCGTGGCCGGTGACTCGCTGTTCTACCAGTGCGGCCAGGAAGTGCTCACCAGCCTGCACCAAACGCTGGCCAACGAGCCGCTGAGCCTGATGCTCACCGACGCCAACGGGCTGGTTCTCAACCGCTTCAGTGGCGACACCTCACTGCTGCGGGCACTCGACAAGGTCCATCTGGCTCCCGGTTTTGCCTTTTCCGAGCGGGAAGCGGGAACCAGCGGGCTGGGGATGGCGCTGGCGGACCGGACACCGAGCCTGGTCCGTGCCGAGGAACACTACAGCGCAAGCCTCCGGACGTACACCTGCGCTGCCGTGCCCGTGATAGATCCCCTCAGCGGACGCCTTGAGGGCAGCGTGAACATCACCACCTGGTCCAAGTCTTCGCCCGAGTTGCTCCTGGCCCTGGCGCAGTCGGCGGCGAGCAACACCGCTGCCCTCATGCTCGCCAAGTCGGGTGGCCAGAGGCCGAAAGCGGGCCCCAAGGGCGGTGTATTCCGGGTGCAGCGGGGCCGGCTTGAGCCGGGTGCGGGAGCTCTGCGCGCCATGTCCCCGGACTGGACGGAGGCACTGGGCCGTGCGGCCTCAGCCCTGGGGGCAAACAGGGTGGTGGCCGCCGTCGGAGAACCGGGCTCCGGGCGCGTCACACTGGTGGGGCAGGCCATCCGCCAGGCGCGCCCCGGAAGCCGCATCCTGTGCGCAGCAGCTCCGGAGCCTGAAGACGTGGAGGCATGGTTGTCGCTCTGGACTCCCGAGCTGTCCAAGGCCGATACCGCCGTGATCGTGGAAAACGTTGACCTCCTGCCCGCCTGGGCAGCGCAGGAGTTGAGCACCCGGGCTGCTGCCGCGGTGCAATCGCTCCCTGCACCGGCCGGCAGCCCACCCGGAATCACCTGGGCCATGACCGCTGAGGACCTGGCCGCCGTCCCGCAGCCACTGGCCGCCATGGTGGAAACCGTGGTGCCGGTGCCTGCCCTGCGTGAACGGCCCGCTGACGTGATGCCCCTGGCACGGTACGCCGCACGCCAAACGCGCATGCGTGACGTGGATTTCACGGCTGCTGCCGAACACGCGCTGACCGGCTATGGGTGGCCAGGCAACGTGGACGAACTTTTCACCATGGTCCAGGACGCGGCCATGCGCACGGAAACCATCGATGTGCGGCATCTGCCCTCCCAGCTCGTGGGACGCACCGGACCGCACCTCACCCGGATCGAGGCCGTGGAGAGGGACGAGATCATCCGGTCTCTTTCCCGGCCCGGCATCACGGTGGCCGCGGCCGCCCATGAACTGGGACTGAGCAGGGCCACCATTTACCGCCGGATGGCCCGCCTGGGAATTACCGCGCCGAAGTGAGCCTGGTTCGGGGTCAGGCCCCGAGCCGGTCCGCCAGTCCAGTGATGTTTGACGCCACGAGGTCCCAGTCGCCTTCCGGGGCCAGGTCCGCCGTCTGGCCTGGCCCATATTCAGTGGGGCGGGCAATGAACGCCGTGGCCAGCCCGGACCCCCGGGCGGCCTGCAGGTCGTTGTTGTGGGCCGCCGCCAGCATCACCTCACCGGGATTGAGATCCAGAAATTCAACCGTCCGGAGGTAAGCCTGGGGCAGCGGCTTGTAGGCGCGCGTTATGTCCGAACCGATGATCACATCCCACGGCAGGCCGGCGTTCCTGGCCATGTCCAGCAACAGTGAAGTGTTGCCGTTGGACAGCGGGCCCACGATGTAGTGGCGGCGGATGCCTGCCAGGCCCTCCACGCTGTCCGGCCACGGCGGCAGCCGGTGCCAGGATTTATTCAGCTCCTCCAGGCTCTCGCCGGGCAGCCGGTCCGGATCGATGCCGTACTGGCGCAGCGCCCGGTCCAGGTTTTCGCGGTGGAGCGTGTCCAGCTTCGTGAAGGTGCGCTGCCCGGAGCGGATGGCGTCCATGGCCGGCTGGTAGAGGGCCCGCCAGTGGCCGGCGAAGGCGTGCGCGTCAAGGGCAGCCCCGTGTGCCGCGGCGAAAGCCGCCACCTCCCTTGCCACGCCGGTGCGCCAGTCCACCACAGTCCCGAAGGTGTCGAAGAGGACGGCGCGCACGGGGCGCCCGGTGGATGGCGAACGGTAGGGCTCGAACCCCATGTGCTTTCTCCTTCCTGGCTGCCTCATGGTTAGTCTGGCAGCATGCGAACTGATTTCAGTCCCTCAGCGACGTCCGCCCGTGATTTCTACCGGCTGCTCACCGCCGTGGTGGTGCCCCGGCCCATCGCCTGGGTTTCGAGCGTTTCCCCGGAGGGCATTGACAATGTGGCCCCGCACTCGTTCTTCACCGTAGCGTCAACCAATCCGCCCATCGTGCAGTTCACCTCGGTGGGGGAGAAGGATTCGCTCCGCAACATCACCGCGTCCGGAGAGTTTGTGGTCAACCTGGCCCCGGCCGCACTCCTGGAAGAGGTCAACGCCACCGGCACCAACTTCCCGCCGCAGGTCAGTGAGTTCGACGCCGCCGGCCTGACCCGGGAGTCGAGCCTCACCGTGGCCGCGCCCCGCGTCAAGGAATCACCGGCGGTGCTCGAATGCCGCCTCCACTCCGTGCTGCCGATAGGGGACTCCACCCTGGTTTTCGGCGAAGTGACCCATGCCGCCGTGAGCGAAGCCGTACTCGATGGCAGCCACCCGCGGATCGACCTGCTGGAGCCACTGGCCCGGCTGGGGCTCGATGAATGGGGCACGCTCGGCGAAATCCAGGACCTCACCCGGATCCGTCTGAAGGACTGGCCGGGCCACTTCCGGCCCAAGGACTAGGGCCAGCCGTCGCGCGCTGCCGGGAATGGGAGTTGCCGGGGAATGGAAAAGGGACGCCCTGGCGAGGACGTCCCTTTCCCTTTCAGCCCGGGGCTCTTTAGCCAAGACCGAGGTGGACGAACACGAACCACACGAGGAGCGGCACCACGCCGATCATCGCGATGGCCCACAGCAGCAGCGCACGGAAGAACATCCGCTCGTCCTTGGGCTGGGCGCTCGCCATCAGCAGGGCCCCGCTGGTGGACATGGGGCTGACATCAACCACGGAGGAGCTGATTGCGAT
Encoded here:
- a CDS encoding 2,3-butanediol dehydrogenase, whose protein sequence is MKAARFHARKDIRIEDIPEPDLLAETVKIDVAWCGICGTDLHEYLEGPIFVPAPGHPHPLSHEEAPVTLGHEFSGTVSEVGEGVTGLAKGDNVVVEPYFVCDECDSCNAGNYHLCRQMGFIGLSGGGGGLSEKIVVDQRWVHPIGDIPLDEAALIEPLSVAHHAVARSGVKAGDTALVGGSGPIGLLTAAVLKGMGVTTIISELTQARKEKATSSGVADHVLDPSKEDVPARVRELTGGTGADVAFECAGVNAVLDTMLDAVRPGAVVVNVSIWGAPATVDMQKLVLKEIDLRGTIAYVRDHPAVIKMVQEGKVDLKPFITGRIALEDLVEQGFDTLINHKDTAVKVLVHP
- a CDS encoding HNH endonuclease, which encodes MPELGRIYWTRQGLRLAYSAVTIWIAVAMMTALGSKPAPAAGAGPSAAAAVLSGMVENVVAAVALPGVAAVVLGITAAVITGRDVRRRDPVRRFTRQQRREGMTRAGGLCELEAGFGRRCGRPAEHGDHFYPWSKGGSTSLQNFVAACARCNRAKRANIPSPGQQQRMERRRREYLPPSSSVSVGERHPLP
- a CDS encoding mycothiol-dependent nitroreductase Rv2466c family protein; translation: MNAEINFYFDPVCPFAWMTSKWVRMVQAQRGYTVDWRFISLRQINAAVDYDAHFPPEYEAGHTAGLRLLRVAAKARGEHGRESIARLYEALGTHIFETAPGTVNLPSERAVRERRGTHEFVEPILAEAGLPLALADALDDESWDREIRQETDEALGLTGKDVGTPIIHFEPPAGVAFFGPVISRLPDEESAAELWDHVVGLARFPGFAELKRSLREQPQLPAFGVTAGTVGTQEDWHGGSRRQKT
- a CDS encoding SRPBCC family protein translates to MNQSSPRQYQESVTVQASAERVYDLVSDITRTGEWSPICKACWWDDENSAGHIGAWFTGRNELPHRTWETRSQVVAAERGREFAWVVGGKFVRWGFTMAPADAGTTLTESWEFLPDGIAMFEEKFGDKAPEQIADRTQQALHGIPVTLAAIKQIAESTAARQEAGSQD
- a CDS encoding putative quinol monooxygenase; the protein is MIFITAKFSVKPEHADAWPEISRDFTENTNAEEGCLFFEWARSLADPNIYVLIEAFRDDEAGSEHVQSEHFKRATAKLPAYLARTPDIVNVKVDGWSKLGELAVE
- a CDS encoding NAD(P)-dependent alcohol dehydrogenase yields the protein MNTMRAIQVVGYHEGLKMTEAPIPEVAGAWDVVVRIGGAGVCRTDLHILEGQWAEKSQVQLPYTIGHENAGWVHAVGSAVANVKEGDKVILHPLITCGLCRACRSGDDVHCENSRFPGIDTHGGYAEYLLTSARSVVKIDDSLEPADVAALADAGLTAYHAAAKAAKRLTPRDNCVVIGAGGLGHIGIQVLKALTPSRIIVVDRNPAALELAKSIGADEGVLADGTQVEQVRALTGGNGAEVLIDFVGEGGATSEGIAMLREAGDYFVVGYGEDISVPTIDIISSEINIIGNLVGSYNDLQDLMSLAARGAVTLHTQKYKLDDFQQAISDLDAGKVRGRAILVP
- a CDS encoding iron-sulfur cluster assembly protein, translated to MTAALTERTVRDVAVTADDVRQALGAVLDPELDEPITDLGFVRSLEITGSLPGAVVTVHLRLPTSFCSPNFAYLMASDSKDAISALPGVAAVVVELDDHHDSALINAGLAADAGYQGTFGHEAEHSLEELRWTFRRKAHTAAMERCLTELLRADPTLAEESVGTVRLGDLPAGRTKDALVRRRTALGLPTEAAAVVLVDHNGIPYPPDNVPMALRRARSTRISIDGNAHFCRGLLRTRYAGSGADQTDRPEGAEPADHHHPLPFTVKEIHP
- a CDS encoding amidohydrolase family protein — its product is MYSKDGENYFIVDAHVALWDARPENQRNVQAKQFIDCFYDYHRNLGPEEEHWSYEEFLYQGGERLMKDLFQDGYVDHAIFQPAYLGAFYKNGFAQVEEAYNLAAANPGKLTYNHCYDPREGEAGLDRLRADHEKMKFKGVKLYTAEWRGESRGYKLSDPWSYRYFEECRKLGIKNIHIHKGPTVRPLDRDAFDVADVDHAASDFTDLNFVVEHVGLPRLEDFCWIATQEPNVHGGLAVAIPFMHTRPRYFAQIMGELIYWIGEDRIQFSSDYAIWSPRWLIERFVDFQIPEDMTEYAPLTVNQKKKILGLNAAKMYDIPVPAELQLPNSDETKTGPRQPERADLAGAA
- a CDS encoding AAA-type ATPase lid domain-containing protein, translating into MVPDQNVPVPRPQAGGPEGMMTTVSRRLLASWQRSEGYGVSAEAIDPVWAGSVAGDSLFYQCGQEVLTSLHQTLANEPLSLMLTDANGLVLNRFSGDTSLLRALDKVHLAPGFAFSEREAGTSGLGMALADRTPSLVRAEEHYSASLRTYTCAAVPVIDPLSGRLEGSVNITTWSKSSPELLLALAQSAASNTAALMLAKSGGQRPKAGPKGGVFRVQRGRLEPGAGALRAMSPDWTEALGRAASALGANRVVAAVGEPGSGRVTLVGQAIRQARPGSRILCAAAPEPEDVEAWLSLWTPELSKADTAVIVENVDLLPAWAAQELSTRAAAAVQSLPAPAGSPPGITWAMTAEDLAAVPQPLAAMVETVVPVPALRERPADVMPLARYAARQTRMRDVDFTAAAEHALTGYGWPGNVDELFTMVQDAAMRTETIDVRHLPSQLVGRTGPHLTRIEAVERDEIIRSLSRPGITVAAAAHELGLSRATIYRRMARLGITAPK
- a CDS encoding haloacid dehalogenase type II — encoded protein: MGFEPYRSPSTGRPVRAVLFDTFGTVVDWRTGVAREVAAFAAAHGAALDAHAFAGHWRALYQPAMDAIRSGQRTFTKLDTLHRENLDRALRQYGIDPDRLPGESLEELNKSWHRLPPWPDSVEGLAGIRRHYIVGPLSNGNTSLLLDMARNAGLPWDVIIGSDITRAYKPLPQAYLRTVEFLDLNPGEVMLAAAHNNDLQAARGSGLATAFIARPTEYGPGQTADLAPEGDWDLVASNITGLADRLGA
- a CDS encoding flavin reductase family protein, with protein sequence MRTDFSPSATSARDFYRLLTAVVVPRPIAWVSSVSPEGIDNVAPHSFFTVASTNPPIVQFTSVGEKDSLRNITASGEFVVNLAPAALLEEVNATGTNFPPQVSEFDAAGLTRESSLTVAAPRVKESPAVLECRLHSVLPIGDSTLVFGEVTHAAVSEAVLDGSHPRIDLLEPLARLGLDEWGTLGEIQDLTRIRLKDWPGHFRPKD